From Phragmites australis chromosome 5, lpPhrAust1.1, whole genome shotgun sequence, a single genomic window includes:
- the LOC133919498 gene encoding E3 ubiquitin-protein ligase At1g63170-like isoform X2, whose translation MATPRSPSSRGDAPMDSAPLLGGGGQRRRGVLRGAARLLRRGGRRAMREPSLRVREAAAEELEERQADWAYSRPVVALDLLWNLAFILVSAVVLVLSHDESLSMPLRLWIAGYAAQCAVHMVCVAIEYRMRHGHRGGAIMAADDEIGSGASSSSSDDDDGERGSRGLSGDFVSIAKHLESANTMFSFIWWIIGFYWVSAGGEVLTRDAPQLYWLCIIFLAFDVFFVVFCVALACIIGIAVCCCLPCIIAILYAVSDQEGASEDDIRQIPKYKFQRVEEPEKQSVSVTGSSGGLMIECGTNQPIEKVLAAEDAECCICLSSYDDGAELRELPCGHHFHCACIDKWLHINATCPLCKYNVRKNTSSSGSEEV comes from the exons ATGGCGACACCGCGTTCCCCGAGCTCCCGAGGCGACGCCCCCATGGACTCGGCGCCTCTCCTAGGAGGCGGTGGCCAGCGTCGCAGGGGCGTGCTCCGGGGTGCGGCGCGGCTGCTGCGGCGGGGCGGGCGCCGGGCAATGCGGGAGCCGTCGCTGCGTGTGCGGGAGGCCGCAGCGGAGGAGCtggaggagcggcaggccgacTGGGCCTACTCCCGCCCCGTAGTGGCGCTCGACCTCCTCTGGAACCTCGCCTTCATCCTCGTCTCCGCCGTCGTGCTCGTGCTCAGCCACGACGAGAGCCTGTCCATGCCGCTCCGCCTCTGGATCGCCGGGTACGCCGCCCAGTGCGCCGTCCACATGGTCTGCGTCGCCATCGAGTATCGTATGCGCCACGGCCATCGTGGCGGGGCCATAATGGCCGCCGACGATGAGATCGGAAGTGGCGCATCGTCCTCATCcagtgacgacgacgacggcgagcgCGGCTCCCGTGGTCTCAGTGGCGACTTCGTCAG TATAGCAAAACATCTGGAGTCTGCTAACACAATGTTCTCGTTCATATGGTGGATAATTGGATTTTACTGGGTGTCTGCTGGCGGAGAAGTTCTTACCCGTGACGCGCCTCAACTTTACTG GCTTTGCATCATCTTCCTGGCATTTGATGTCTTCTTTGTCGTCTTTTGTGTTGCTTTGGCTTGCATTATTGGTATTGCTGTTTGTTGCTGCCTTCCTTGTATCATAGCAATTTTATATGCAGTGTCTGATCAG GAGGGAGCATCTGAAGATGACATTCGCCAAATTCCGAAATACAAATTCCAGAGGGTGGAAGAGCCTGAAAAGCAGTCTGTCAGTGTGACTGGATCTTCTGGTGGACTAATGATAGAATGTGGCACCAACCAACCTATTGAAAAAGTACTTGCAGCTGAAGATGCG GAGTGCTGCATTTGCCTTTCGTCATATGATGATGGTGCAGAGCTCCGTGAACTCCCCTGTGGGCACCATTTTCACTGTGCCTGCATTGATAAGTGGCTGCACATCAACGCTACATGCCCCCTATGCAAGTACAATGTTCGCAAAAACACCAGCAGCAGTGGCAGCGAAGAAGTATAA
- the LOC133919498 gene encoding E3 ubiquitin-protein ligase At1g63170-like isoform X1, giving the protein MATPRSPSSRGDAPMDSAPLLGGGGQRRRGVLRGAARLLRRGGRRAMREPSLRVREAAAEELEERQADWAYSRPVVALDLLWNLAFILVSAVVLVLSHDESLSMPLRLWIAGYAAQCAVHMVCVAIEYRMRHGHRGGAIMAADDEIGSGASSSSSDDDDGERGSRGLSGDFVSIAKHLESANTMFSFIWWIIGFYWVSAGGEVLTRDAPQLYWHTNFVCRLCIIFLAFDVFFVVFCVALACIIGIAVCCCLPCIIAILYAVSDQEGASEDDIRQIPKYKFQRVEEPEKQSVSVTGSSGGLMIECGTNQPIEKVLAAEDAECCICLSSYDDGAELRELPCGHHFHCACIDKWLHINATCPLCKYNVRKNTSSSGSEEV; this is encoded by the exons ATGGCGACACCGCGTTCCCCGAGCTCCCGAGGCGACGCCCCCATGGACTCGGCGCCTCTCCTAGGAGGCGGTGGCCAGCGTCGCAGGGGCGTGCTCCGGGGTGCGGCGCGGCTGCTGCGGCGGGGCGGGCGCCGGGCAATGCGGGAGCCGTCGCTGCGTGTGCGGGAGGCCGCAGCGGAGGAGCtggaggagcggcaggccgacTGGGCCTACTCCCGCCCCGTAGTGGCGCTCGACCTCCTCTGGAACCTCGCCTTCATCCTCGTCTCCGCCGTCGTGCTCGTGCTCAGCCACGACGAGAGCCTGTCCATGCCGCTCCGCCTCTGGATCGCCGGGTACGCCGCCCAGTGCGCCGTCCACATGGTCTGCGTCGCCATCGAGTATCGTATGCGCCACGGCCATCGTGGCGGGGCCATAATGGCCGCCGACGATGAGATCGGAAGTGGCGCATCGTCCTCATCcagtgacgacgacgacggcgagcgCGGCTCCCGTGGTCTCAGTGGCGACTTCGTCAG TATAGCAAAACATCTGGAGTCTGCTAACACAATGTTCTCGTTCATATGGTGGATAATTGGATTTTACTGGGTGTCTGCTGGCGGAGAAGTTCTTACCCGTGACGCGCCTCAACTTTACTG GCACACAAATTTTGTCTGCAGGCTTTGCATCATCTTCCTGGCATTTGATGTCTTCTTTGTCGTCTTTTGTGTTGCTTTGGCTTGCATTATTGGTATTGCTGTTTGTTGCTGCCTTCCTTGTATCATAGCAATTTTATATGCAGTGTCTGATCAG GAGGGAGCATCTGAAGATGACATTCGCCAAATTCCGAAATACAAATTCCAGAGGGTGGAAGAGCCTGAAAAGCAGTCTGTCAGTGTGACTGGATCTTCTGGTGGACTAATGATAGAATGTGGCACCAACCAACCTATTGAAAAAGTACTTGCAGCTGAAGATGCG GAGTGCTGCATTTGCCTTTCGTCATATGATGATGGTGCAGAGCTCCGTGAACTCCCCTGTGGGCACCATTTTCACTGTGCCTGCATTGATAAGTGGCTGCACATCAACGCTACATGCCCCCTATGCAAGTACAATGTTCGCAAAAACACCAGCAGCAGTGGCAGCGAAGAAGTATAA
- the LOC133919498 gene encoding E3 ubiquitin-protein ligase At1g63170-like isoform X3 → MATPRSPSSRGDAPMDSAPLLGGGGQRRRGVLRGAARLLRRGGRRAMREPSLRVREAAAEELEERQADWAYSRPVVALDLLWNLAFILVSAVVLVLSHDESLSMPLRLWIAGYAAQCAVHMVCVAIEYRMRHGHRGGAIMAADDEIGSGASSSSSDDDDGERGSRGLSGDFVSIAKHLESANTMFSFIWWIIGFYWVSAGGEVLTRDAPQLYWHTNFVCRLCIIFLAFDVFFVVFCVALACIIGIAVCCCLPCIIAILYAVSDQITLKKVRKIKLVGPCNWHCMRNRREHLKMTFAKFRNTNSRGWKSLKSSLSV, encoded by the exons ATGGCGACACCGCGTTCCCCGAGCTCCCGAGGCGACGCCCCCATGGACTCGGCGCCTCTCCTAGGAGGCGGTGGCCAGCGTCGCAGGGGCGTGCTCCGGGGTGCGGCGCGGCTGCTGCGGCGGGGCGGGCGCCGGGCAATGCGGGAGCCGTCGCTGCGTGTGCGGGAGGCCGCAGCGGAGGAGCtggaggagcggcaggccgacTGGGCCTACTCCCGCCCCGTAGTGGCGCTCGACCTCCTCTGGAACCTCGCCTTCATCCTCGTCTCCGCCGTCGTGCTCGTGCTCAGCCACGACGAGAGCCTGTCCATGCCGCTCCGCCTCTGGATCGCCGGGTACGCCGCCCAGTGCGCCGTCCACATGGTCTGCGTCGCCATCGAGTATCGTATGCGCCACGGCCATCGTGGCGGGGCCATAATGGCCGCCGACGATGAGATCGGAAGTGGCGCATCGTCCTCATCcagtgacgacgacgacggcgagcgCGGCTCCCGTGGTCTCAGTGGCGACTTCGTCAG TATAGCAAAACATCTGGAGTCTGCTAACACAATGTTCTCGTTCATATGGTGGATAATTGGATTTTACTGGGTGTCTGCTGGCGGAGAAGTTCTTACCCGTGACGCGCCTCAACTTTACTG GCACACAAATTTTGTCTGCAGGCTTTGCATCATCTTCCTGGCATTTGATGTCTTCTTTGTCGTCTTTTGTGTTGCTTTGGCTTGCATTATTGGTATTGCTGTTTGTTGCTGCCTTCCTTGTATCATAGCAATTTTATATGCAGTGTCTGATCAG ATAACTCTGAAAAAGGTTCGTAAAATCAAGCTggttgggccttgtaattggcACTGTATGAGGAATAG GAGGGAGCATCTGAAGATGACATTCGCCAAATTCCGAAATACAAATTCCAGAGGGTGGAAGAGCCTGAAAAGCAGTCTGTCAGTGTGA